The Aureimonas mangrovi genome includes a region encoding these proteins:
- a CDS encoding DUF4159 domain-containing protein — translation MGALSFGAPLVLFGLLALPAIWWLLRLTPPRPQAEVFPPLRILQRVARQEETPSRSPWWLTLLRLLLAAAIILALAAPILNPRADVLAGSGPLGILVDNGWASAPDWEARQASAEALIREAGEQGRPVALAFAAENAADDDATPAEASTALERLAAASPRPVPNERQAAAERLRTALAGLDAPTLALLTDGLEDGETQAAYEALAGLSPTQTILYAPSIAGRLALTDAANATDALTVSAVRPAGETAAASRTVRALDDQDREIGRATLAFAAGETQGEARFAVPVELRNDVARIELEGLQTAAEVRLVDDSFQRRRVALVSGEASDLAQPLLSPLYYITRALEPFADLVRADSADLSVAIPRLVEQRPSIVVLADIGVLPEPARESLETFVEGGGILLRFAGPRLAANAGDDPLVPVRLRGGERQLGGALSWSEPQAIAPIPPESALAGITVPPDATVSRQVLAEPSAALAERTWASLADGTPIVTAAQRGAGTVILFHTTAEATWSNLPISGAFVDMLRRIVTLSRASGGPADAGEAVVTLPPYRTLDARGFVTLPPGDVRPLVLTPGESTAVTRENPPGLYGTDAGYAALNLFERDAVLAPLTPPDFAGATAARGYGDETSTDLTPWLFAGALALFALDALALLWMNGGFFRRLTRRPGSARTAAASLVLALLLLPAASALAQDAAPPADDLSGFDAERAIAATETTHLAYVATGDAATDDISRQGLSGLSQFIAAKTALEPGDPMEVDIESDELAFFPIVYWPVDPAAPMPSEAAISRVDAYMKSGGTVLFDVADDAMNALGGTVSAGQRRLRDILADLDIPPLEPVPADHVLTKAFYIMQDFPGRHTGSELWVEASTPSLDGEVRPASAGDGVSSIMITSNDFASAWAVDDSGMFTYPTDSADPAQREFAYRAGVNIVMYVLTGNYKADQVHVPALLERLGQ, via the coding sequence ATGGGCGCGCTCTCCTTCGGCGCGCCGCTCGTCCTCTTCGGGCTCCTCGCGCTGCCGGCGATCTGGTGGCTCCTGCGACTGACGCCGCCGCGCCCGCAGGCCGAAGTCTTTCCGCCCCTGCGCATTCTCCAACGCGTCGCGCGTCAGGAGGAAACGCCTTCGCGCAGCCCGTGGTGGCTGACGCTCCTGCGGCTTCTCCTCGCCGCGGCGATCATCCTCGCGCTCGCTGCTCCGATCCTGAACCCGCGCGCCGACGTCCTCGCCGGCTCCGGCCCGCTCGGCATCCTCGTCGACAATGGCTGGGCGAGCGCGCCCGACTGGGAGGCGCGGCAGGCGAGCGCCGAGGCACTGATCCGCGAGGCCGGCGAGCAGGGGCGCCCGGTGGCCCTCGCCTTCGCGGCCGAGAACGCCGCCGACGACGACGCGACGCCGGCGGAAGCCTCCACCGCACTGGAGCGTCTGGCCGCCGCATCGCCCCGCCCGGTTCCGAACGAGCGGCAGGCTGCCGCCGAGCGCCTGCGCACGGCGCTCGCCGGGCTGGACGCGCCGACGCTGGCGCTTCTGACGGACGGTCTGGAAGACGGCGAGACGCAAGCCGCCTACGAGGCGCTGGCCGGCCTTTCGCCGACGCAGACGATCCTCTACGCGCCGTCTATCGCGGGCCGGCTGGCGCTGACGGACGCCGCCAACGCCACCGACGCGCTCACCGTTTCGGCAGTGCGCCCGGCCGGTGAAACGGCGGCCGCAAGCCGCACCGTTCGTGCACTTGATGATCAGGACCGCGAGATCGGGCGCGCGACGCTCGCCTTCGCGGCCGGTGAAACGCAGGGCGAGGCGCGCTTTGCCGTGCCCGTGGAGCTTCGCAACGACGTCGCGCGGATCGAGCTGGAGGGGCTTCAGACGGCCGCCGAAGTCCGCCTCGTGGACGACAGCTTCCAGCGGCGGCGCGTCGCACTCGTGTCCGGCGAGGCCTCCGACCTCGCGCAGCCGCTGCTGTCCCCGCTCTACTACATCACGCGCGCGCTCGAGCCCTTCGCGGACCTCGTGCGCGCCGACAGCGCCGACCTTTCGGTCGCCATCCCGCGCCTCGTCGAGCAGCGGCCCTCGATCGTCGTCCTCGCCGATATCGGCGTGCTGCCCGAACCGGCGCGCGAGAGCCTGGAGACCTTCGTGGAAGGCGGCGGCATCCTCCTGCGCTTCGCAGGCCCGCGCCTTGCGGCGAACGCCGGCGACGACCCGCTGGTGCCTGTGCGCCTTCGCGGCGGCGAACGGCAGCTCGGCGGCGCGCTCTCCTGGTCCGAGCCGCAGGCGATCGCGCCGATCCCGCCCGAAAGCGCGCTCGCCGGGATCACCGTTCCGCCGGACGCCACCGTCTCGCGGCAGGTGCTGGCCGAGCCCTCCGCCGCGCTAGCAGAGCGCACCTGGGCCAGCCTCGCCGATGGAACGCCCATTGTCACCGCCGCGCAGCGCGGCGCCGGCACGGTGATCCTGTTCCACACCACCGCCGAGGCAACATGGTCGAACCTGCCGATTTCCGGCGCCTTCGTCGACATGCTGCGGCGGATCGTGACGCTGTCGCGCGCCAGCGGCGGGCCCGCTGACGCAGGAGAAGCCGTCGTCACCCTGCCGCCCTACCGCACGCTGGACGCGCGGGGCTTCGTGACCCTTCCACCGGGCGACGTGCGCCCGCTGGTGCTCACGCCGGGTGAGAGCACCGCCGTGACGCGCGAAAACCCGCCAGGCCTCTACGGCACGGATGCCGGCTACGCAGCGCTCAACCTCTTCGAGCGCGATGCGGTGCTTGCGCCGCTCACCCCGCCCGATTTCGCCGGAGCGACGGCCGCGCGCGGCTATGGCGACGAGACGTCGACGGACCTGACGCCATGGCTCTTCGCCGGGGCGCTCGCCCTCTTCGCGCTCGACGCGCTGGCGCTTCTGTGGATGAACGGCGGCTTCTTCCGTCGCCTCACCCGTCGCCCGGGCAGCGCACGCACGGCCGCAGCCTCGCTCGTCCTTGCCCTCCTGCTGCTGCCCGCCGCGAGCGCCTTGGCGCAGGACGCCGCCCCGCCCGCCGACGATCTTTCGGGCTTCGATGCCGAGCGCGCCATCGCCGCCACCGAGACGACGCATCTCGCCTATGTCGCGACCGGTGATGCCGCCACCGACGATATCTCGCGGCAGGGGCTCTCGGGCCTCTCGCAGTTCATCGCCGCCAAGACAGCGCTCGAGCCGGGCGACCCGATGGAAGTCGACATCGAAAGCGACGAACTCGCCTTCTTCCCGATCGTCTACTGGCCCGTGGACCCCGCTGCGCCAATGCCGAGCGAGGCCGCGATCAGCCGCGTCGACGCTTACATGAAGAGCGGCGGAACCGTCCTCTTCGACGTTGCGGACGATGCGATGAACGCGCTCGGCGGAACGGTCTCGGCCGGCCAGCGGCGCCTTCGCGACATCCTCGCCGATCTCGACATCCCGCCACTCGAGCCGGTGCCGGCGGATCACGTCCTCACCAAGGCGTTCTACATCATGCAGGACTTTCCCGGCCGCCACACCGGCTCGGAGCTCTGGGTGGAGGCGAGCACCCCGTCGCTCGACGGCGAGGTGCGGCCCGCGAGCGCCGGGGACGGCGTCTCGTCCATCATGATCACGTCGAACGATTTCGCGAGCGCCTGGGCGGTGGACGACAGCGGCATGTTCACCTACCCGACCGACTCGGCCGACCCGGCGCAGCGCGAATTCGCCTACAGGGCGGGCGTCAACATCGTGATGTACGTCCTGACCGGCAACTACAAGGCCGACCAGGTGCATGTGCCCGCGCTTCTGGAGCGGCTCGGCCAATGA